One genomic segment of Coffea arabica cultivar ET-39 chromosome 6e, Coffea Arabica ET-39 HiFi, whole genome shotgun sequence includes these proteins:
- the LOC140009887 gene encoding uncharacterized protein: MTNPLLACEVLVVFVHAACDRNSTAALWEDLASVCSADLPTVLVGDFNVVVTAEEKKGRRPFTPSEGEDFLNLIEHSELCDVGFSGSKYTWCNNRFGRSRVWKRLDRLLVNSEWEKLRVTTLVLHLSRTGSDHAPLLISSQPLHGTLPKSFHFLNTWGSHHQFLEVVQQAWALPVQGRPLRRLLQKLKGVKSALSKWNRETFGNIADRVQVAEEAVREREAALEAEQSEQNQTLLGLA; the protein is encoded by the coding sequence ATGACAAACCCGTTGCTTGCTTGTGAAGTCTTGGTTGTCTTTGTACATGCTGCGTGTGATAGAAACTCAACGGCTGCTTTGTGGGAGGATTTGGCTTCGGTCTGTTCTGCAGACCTCCCTACAGTTTTGGTGGGTGATTTTAATGTTGTGGTCACTGCTGAAGAGAAGAAGGGTAGGAGGCCTTTTACCCCGTCGGAAGGTGAGGATTTCCTGAACCTGATTGAGCACTCTGAGCTATGTGATGTTGGATTTTCGGGATCCAAATACACCTGGTGTAATAATAGGTTTGGTAGATCCCGGGTTTGGAAAAGATTGGATAGACTACTGGTGAATTCGGAGTGGGAAAAACTACGAGTCACCACTTTGGTCCTGCATTTGAGCAGAACTGGATCAGATCATGCCCCTCTTTTGATCTCTTCACAACCTTTGCACGGTACTTTGCCCAAAAGTTTCCATTTTTTGAATACCTGGGGTTCGCACCACCAGTTTCTGGAGGTGGTTCAACAAGCATGGGCACTGCCTGTACAGGGTCGGCCTCTTCGCAGATTGTTACAGAAGTTAAAAGGCGTTAAATCCGCATTGAGTAAATGGAACAGGGAGACGTTTGGCAATATTGCTGATCGTGTGCAGGTGGCGGAGGAAGCTGTCCGGGAACGGGAAGCTGCCCTTGAGGCAGAACAATCCGAACAGAATCAAACTCTTTTGGGTCTCGCTTAG